In Cyclobacteriaceae bacterium, the DNA window TACTTCGAATGACTCATTCTTGGTTGTGATCCAAAGCCTGTTATCCTCAATGTTTGTACCAATAATGTGCGCCATATCAGCGTCCGACTCTATTTGGATGGCTTCCGCATCTCCTTTCTGAAAAATAATGTCCGAGAATGTGTCAAGTCCGATACTTTCAAAAGGAGGGAGATTATAGGTATTAATAAACCTGCTTTGCTTTACCTCTACCAGCTGAACGCTTTGGATCTCCTCCCATTTTGCCTGACATATGTTTGATGCCAACTTCTGAAATTGTGCTACGCGACTTAGCAGAGAAGAGACGCTTTCACTGGATACACTATAAAGCTCTTTATATCGAACATCAGAATACGCACGTTGCAGAATATTGAATATTTCCAGGTCTGATTCGGTCGACCTAGGAAATATTTCATGGATATCAAGCGTGATATTTTCCAACAGCAGAAAGAGTCGTCTGATGCTATGGGTAGTCGGCTTATAGCCAAGGCAATTACGCAAAAGTGAGATGCTGGTAAGCTCAACAGCTTGATGAAGCATGAAGACCGCAACCTCATATCGTCCCGCTCTTGAGCATTCAACGGCTGATTCGTACAATGCCTGGCCAAGATCAAATTTCCTCCGTGTTCCCGTATCAAAAGAGGTTTGAACTTCCGGATTGACTTCTGTCGGAGGAGCAATGAGCGGAACGGCGTTGTTGTCATACAGAAGCACTCCTTTTTTGTATAGTGTTACGAAAAAAGGATTTCCGCTTTCAAGGTTACTATTTACGGCATCAATACTATGTACAATCGGAATCAGGCTAAGAGATTCATTTGATAGTTTTTCAACTGCATCTGAAATGGATTCCCTCTTGCTTTTGTCTTTATAATGAAGAATGATAAGAAGATCCATCGTTGTAACTGCATTCGTTTTGTCAGTTGAAATAAAACTGCTCCAGAAGTTATGAGACTTAGCTCTGACTCCATAACAGATGATCTTTTCGGGATGAGCTGTTTCGACAATGCGACTCACCACTTCTTGAATAAGCGCATGTTGGGATTCAGTTATACCTGGAAGCATGATCTCCATTAGTCAATTCTTTTTTGCCTTTTGACTTCTTTGATATTCATTATTTCATGATATGCTTTGACGGCCTGTTTCATTATGAGGTCTCTATCGCCTACGATTTTTTTACTCCTTCTTTGCATTATATCACAGTACTTCTCAAATAGTGTGTCATTATCATCATCTATTCCAATGGACTGAAGAATCAGAGAATCCAGGTGAGGCTCAAAATCACAATCAGCCACGCCGAGTTCTTCTAACATGTAGAAAAGCTTTCGACTTTTCAGTTCTTCCTTTATAAGGAAAAGAACTACATCAGTCTTCTGGGGTAATTTGACCAGTTGATGTCTCCTTTGAGTATTCATATATAAAAGGATAAAGTTTTTTAGAATGCTTAAATCGTATGTAATGATACGTATTATAGATTATTTAATCTATATTAGGGATGATTTAGATTAATAACTACCTGATAGTCAATATGCTATGCCCGAAAAAATCTTGAATTAATCCTAAATTGGGATGATCTAATGCCCAAAAAGGATTAATTCATGGCGGATAAAGTGAGGATTAACAGGCTAAAAGCAGTATTAGCTGAAAAGGACATAAGCCATAAGGATTTTGCCGAAATGGTTAAAAAGACTCCAAACACGATAACAAGAATTTGTAATAATGAACAGCAGCCTTCGCTGGTTGTATTACGAGAAATGGCTTTCGCACTAGATGTTGATATTTCAGAATTGCTTGTACCAACAAAAAAATAAGAACGTGTAATCAATAGCGATTACAAGGTGAGGCTGAAGTGAAGTTCTTGCCAATAACCATCGTTATAGCGGTTAGGAATTTGCAAACCGTTAGTATACACCGTCGGAAGTAAGCCGCGTATTGGCAAAAATAATTGGTATCAATAAAGGAAACTCTACTGCGAGCACCACTATTTATGATCCGACCTGTAGCTCCGGGTCATTGCTGATCAAAGCCGGTGAAGAAGCAGAGAAATCCATTACGCTTTTTGGACAGGAAATGGATATCGCTACCGTTGCCCTGGCGAGTATGAACATGGTTTTACACAACCAAGCACAAAACCTTCACGGTATCCGGCAAGGCAATACCATATCTGACCCTAAGTTCATTAAGAAAGATGGAGACAAAGAAGTTCTGGAAGCCTTCGACTATGCTGTTGCCAATCCACCATTTTCCTTTGCGAGCTGGACTAAAGGGTTCATCGATGACAAAACAAAAGCGCGCTCGTATCGGGCCAGTGTAAAATATTGCAAAAGATTAAATTAAATCTCAAACTGACTCCTATAAGCATTCATTGAGTACCTAACTCCGAATGACCAGCATTCCATGTGACCAATGCGCGAATTCTTTAAAGTACTTAGCCAAAAAGCTCGGATATGAACGCCAAGATTATCTTGATTTTGCAAAACAATACGGGAAATGGTACAACAACGGCAAATAAGCTATTAACGGAATTTTCCATTGAAAAGCCCCAGTATTAGTTTTTCCAGATCTTTATCTTCCAAAAATGCTTCAAAATTATTGAGAATCGTCCAAAACCTTACACGCCAGTTTAACAGTTCGAACAAGATCACCATTGATCATCATCTATCGATGTTCTATATTAGATACATAGGCCTTGTTCGAGGCAATCTTGTATCCATTTAAATTAAAAATTATGAAAGCAAGTCAATTTGACCAACTAAACCTTTCCTCTCTCACTGAATCTGAAAT includes these proteins:
- a CDS encoding SAM-dependent DNA methyltransferase, whose translation is MAKIIGINKGNSTASTTIYDPTCSSGSLLIKAGEEAEKSITLFGQEMDIATVALASMNMVLHNQAQNLHGIRQGNTISDPKFIKKDGDKEVLEAFDYAVANPPFSFASWTKGFIDDKTKARSYRASVKYCKRLN
- a CDS encoding helix-turn-helix transcriptional regulator, with translation MADKVRINRLKAVLAEKDISHKDFAEMVKKTPNTITRICNNEQQPSLVVLREMAFALDVDISELLVPTKK
- a CDS encoding HEPN domain-containing protein, coding for MLPGITESQHALIQEVVSRIVETAHPEKIICYGVRAKSHNFWSSFISTDKTNAVTTMDLLIILHYKDKSKRESISDAVEKLSNESLSLIPIVHSIDAVNSNLESGNPFFVTLYKKGVLLYDNNAVPLIAPPTEVNPEVQTSFDTGTRRKFDLGQALYESAVECSRAGRYEVAVFMLHQAVELTSISLLRNCLGYKPTTHSIRRLFLLLENITLDIHEIFPRSTESDLEIFNILQRAYSDVRYKELYSVSSESVSSLLSRVAQFQKLASNICQAKWEEIQSVQLVEVKQSRFINTYNLPPFESIGLDTFSDIIFQKGDAEAIQIESDADMAHIIGTNIEDNRLWITTKNESFEVIPHSIIRLTYSTLSSVVVNHSGEVTCKEPIEANFFGIIQNGKGQVNLKVDVSILDATVTKTGTLRISGSALKANIMNTGPGSFEGLDLEASEAKVTIKDSGGISIQVEDELNAFLEGDGNLQLKGKPRLRRFTMD